Below is a window of Bordetella genomosp. 9 DNA.
GGCGGGCTGGGAATGCGCATACGTCGACATGAATGGCCTCCGTGAGCAACGAAGCCATTATGACCGCGCAGGAATCAAAACGACAATGCGCCGAAGGAATCGGGGTGCGCGAAAAACCGATAGGGAGGCTAGGCCTGGTCCAGCGCCTGGATTTCACGCCGGCGCAGGTACAGCAGCACCAGCCCGGGCAGCGCGATCAGCACCGTGACCAGGAAGAACGGCGCCCAGCCCATCCGGTCGACCAGGACCGGCGTCAGCGGTCCGGCCAGATAGGTGCGGCCCACCGCCGCCATCGCCGACAGCAGCGCGAACTGCGTGGCCGAAAATTCCTGCTTGCACAACGCCATGACCAGCGCCACGAAGGACGCCGTGCCCAGCCCGCCGCACAGGTTTTCCAGGCCCACGGCGGCCGCCATCAGGGGCAGGCTGCCGGGCTTGAGCGCGACCAGCCAGTAGCCCAGGTTGGACACCGCCTGCAGCACGCCGAACAGCATCAGCGACCGGTAGAGGCCCATGCGGGCCATGATGGATCCGCCAGCCAGCGCGCCCACGATGGTGGCCGCCAGACCCAGCAGCTTGTTCACCGTGCCGACTTCGGTCGGCGTGAAGCCGCCCCCGCGCAGCAGGAAGGTGGTGGACAGGGCGCCGGCGAACGCATCGCCCAGCTTGTACAGCACGATCAGGACCAACAGGCTGATGGCGCCGCGGCGCGAGAAGAACTCCCGCAGGGGCTCCACCACCGCCTCCAGCAGCGAGGGCGGCGACGGCGCGGGACGCTCGGGCTCCGGCGCCCATAGCGTGGCCAGCACGCCGATCGCCATCAGGCCGCCCATCAGCACATAGGTATTGCCCCAGCCCAGCCAGCCATCGGCCAGGATCAGGGCCAGGCCGCCCGATACCAGCATGGCGATGCGGTACCCCAGCACCTTGACGGCCGCGCCGCCGCCCCGCTCGTCCTTATGCAGGACGTCGGTGCTGTAGGCGTCGAAGGCAATGTCCTGCGTCGCCGACAGAAAGGCGACCACCACCGCCAGCAGGGCCAGCGGCATCAGCGCGCTGTCCGGCGACAGCATGCCCATGGCGGCGATGCCCACCGCCAGGGCCAATTGCGTCGCAAGCATCCAGCCGCGCCGGCGTCCCAGGATGGGTACGGCATAACGATCGATCAGGGGCGCCCACAGGAACTTGAGAGTGTAGGCCGTGCCCACCAGCGTCAGGAAACCGATGTCCTGCAGCGATACGCCGGCCACCGTGGCCCAGGCCTGCAGCGTCCCGCTGGTCAGCGCCAGCGGCAGTCCGCTGGAAAAACCCAGCGCCAGCATGGGCGCGACACGGCGGCTTGTGTAAAGGCGGGCGGCGGACGAAATACCTGGTCTCCGTGACAGCGGGCCTGCCGGCCGGCATTCAACCGGCGGCGAAGCGATAGACCGCCAGCGTGCTGCGCCATCCGGGCAACAGCTTGACTTCGCGGTCGTCGTTGAACGTGGCCCGCTGCAGAATGCGCAGCCCCAGCTTGGCGGCCAGGTCCTCGAAATCGCGCAGCGTGCACAAATGAATGTTGGGCGTGTTGTACCACTCGTAAGGCATCTGTCCCGTCACCGGCATGCGCCCGCGCAGGATGGACCAGCCGTGCGGCCAATAACCGAAGTTGGGGAAGGATACGACGCCGTACTTCGCCACGCGCGCCATTTCCCGCAGGATATGCTCGCTGCGATGCATGGACTGCAGGGTCTGCGACAGGACCACCGTATCGAACTGGCCGGCGTCGAACAGCGCCAGGCCATCTTCCAGGTTTTGCTGGATCACGTCCACCCCGCGGCGCACGCATGCGATCACGTAATGGTCGTCGATTTCGACACCGGCGCCGCGCACCTGGCGCTGATCGCGCAGCCACGCCAGCAATTCGCCGTCTCCGCATCCCAGGTCCAGCACGCGCGAACCCGGGTTGATCCAACTGGCGATGCGCGCCAGGTCGGCGCGCAGTTCCGTGCGGGCACCCGCTATCATTCGGCCCCCCTGGGTTCGAGCGCGCGGGGCGGCAAGCCCAGCTCATGCGCGATCCGGTCGTAATAGGCGCGCACCACCGCGTGATAGCGCGCGTCGTCCAGCAGGAAGGCATCGTGGCCGTGCGGCGCGTCGATCTCCGCATAGGTGACCGGGCGGTTGTTCTTCAGCAGGGCCCGCACGATCTCGCGCGATCGCTCCGGCGGGAAACGCCAGTCCGTGCTGAAGGACACCAGCAGGAAGCCCGCGCTCGCCGCCGCCAGCGAACGCGCCAGGTCGCCGCCATGCGTGCGCGACGGATCGAAGTAATCCAGGGCGCGCGTAATCAGCAGATAGGTGTTGGCGTCGAAATAGCGCGAGAATTTTTCGCCCTGGTAGCGCAGATAGGATTCGACTTCGAATTCGACGTCGTAACCGTAGCGGTACTCGCCATTGGCGCCGGGTTCGCGCTGCGTGCGGCCGAACTTCTCCGCCATGTCGTCCTGCGACAGATAGGTGATGTGCCCGAGCATGCGCGCGACCGCCAGGCCCCGATGCGGCACCGTGCCATGGGCGTAATAATCGCCGCCATGGAAATCGGGGTCCGTGATGATGGCGCGGCGCGCCACTTCGTTGAACCCGATGTTCTGCGCCGACAGGCGCGGCGTGCTGGCGATGACCACGCAATGCGCCACGCGGTCGGGACATGCGGTGGCCCAGCTCAGGGCCTGCATGCCGCCCAGCGAACCGCCCATGACGGCGGCGAACCGGCCGATGCCGAAATGGTCGGCCACGCGCGCCTGGGCGTGCACCCAGTCTTCGACCGTGAGCACCGGGAAGGCGGCGCCCCAGGGCTTGCCGGTTTCCGGATTGATGCTGGCCGGCCCGGTCGAACCGAAGCAGGAGCCCAGGTTGTTGATGCCGATCACGAAGAAGCGCTCGGTATCGACGGGCTTGCCCGGACCGACCATGTTGTCCCACCAGCCGATATCCTTGGGGTCGTCCGCCGAGATGCCGGCCACGTGGTGCGAGGCGTTCAGCGCGTGGCATACCAGCACCGCATTGCTGCGCTCGGCGTTCAAGGTGCCGTAGGTTTCCACCGCCAGTTCGTAGCTGGGCAGGGACTGGCCGTTGGCCAGCAGCAGGGGCTCGGTGAATTTCAGGAAGACGGGCGCCACCACTCCGACGGAATGGGACGCCGGGGGCGGCGCGGCGGGCGGGACGCCGGCGGCTACGGCCGACGTGGATACGGGGGCGGCAGCGCGTTGACCGGCAGGTTGCGCGGATACGCCCGCGCCAGCGGATTGCTCGATGGTTGCAGTCATGCAGACCTCTTTAGCTGGATTTATCAGGCGCCCGCAAGCGGATCAGGCAAATCGGCGCCACCGAAATGAAGGGCTGATTCTAGCACTCGGCCGGAACCCTGCAGACCCAAGGGGCCCCGGTCGGCCGCGGGCCGCGCCCTCGGACCTGCCGCCACGGTCCCGCCGGAGCGGAATCGCCGCCGCAATTCCCATTCGGGTCATCGCTGGGCCGCGGCCGACGGCTATCGCACCATCGCCGGCATTCCCGCCTTCCCGCTTCATCCCGCCGTCACGGCAACGATGCACCGATGCCAGAAAAGAAGTTGTCAGAACGCGAGGCTGCCTGCCTGCAATGGGCGGCAGCCGGCAAGACCAGCCGGGAAACCGCCATGATCCTCGGCGTTACCGAGCGGACCGTGAATTTCCACCTGCAGAACGCCTGCCGCAAGCTGTGCGCGCGCAACCGCCGCGCCGCCGTGGCCACGGCGCTGACCTGCGGCCTGCTGGCCGCCTGCCGCGTCGACGGCGGCGAGCACTGAGCGGGCGCCCGGCCGTTCAACGGCCATTGAAACGCAGCGAGCCGACGAACTCGCGCGCCTGCGCCTCCGGCAGTCCCCGTTCCGACCCGGTGGCGACCGCTTCCACCAGCATCCCGTCGTGGACCCACACCCGCGCCAATGCCCATACGGGGTGGCCGCCCACCTGGCCGCGGACCGTCACGTCCACGCCATAGTCCGGCGCCACGGCCGGCGGCGTGGCGTGCAGGTTCTCATGCAGGGATCTCACCAGGTCCGCCGCCAGCGCGCGCTGGCCGGCCGGGTCGCCGGCCAGGTCCGGCGGCAAGGGGGCGTATCCCACGGCGAACACCGCGTCGTCCACCCTGGCCGACGTCAGGGAAAAGCGCAGCATGCGGCCGCCCAGGCCGATGCTGCGCGTATCCGTGTCGGGACGCGCGGGAAAATTGGCGCGGGCCGCGCCGTCGGCGATCTGCACTTCGCGCCAGTTGTAGGTCGGCGTGCAGGCGCCGAGCAGCGTCAGGCACAGCGCCACCAACGCCACGGACCAGCAGCCCTGCCCGGCCGGAAAGTGGCGCCTGTTGTATCGTCCTCGCGGCATCGTTGTATCGCTCCCCCGACCGATCGGCGTATAACGGTCATGCGTCATTGTCGCCCAAGCCCGGGACCGGGCCGCCGCCAGCGGGCGCCAGGATAGGCCCTGGCCGGCACGGGTTACTCGACGCACCCATGGACGCAACCCGTAAAATCAGCCTCCATCAACCTGGATCATAAGAAAGAAGCCTGCCGTGACCGATATTTCCGCCCGTCGATACGCCCGCCTGGACGCCAACCGGGATCTGCTTACCCGTACCCTGCGCGGCATCGAAAAAGAGGGCCTGCGGGTCGACGACCACGGGCATCTGGCGCGTACGCCGCATCCGGTCGCGCTGGGTTCGGCGCTGACCAACGAACACATCACCACCGACTATTCCGAAGCGCTGCTGGAGCTGATCACCGGCACCCACCGCGACATCGGCAGCCTGTTGGGCGAACTGGCGGACATTCATCGTTTCGTCAACGCCAACCTGGGCGGCGAACTGATCTGGAACCAGTCCATGCCGGCGGCCCTGCCGTCCGAGGCGGACATTCCCATCGCCTGGTACGGCAAGTCCAATACCGGCATGCTCAAGCATGTCTACCGCCGCGGGCTGGCGCATCGCTACGGCAAGACCATGCAGTGCATCGCCGGCGTGCACTACAACTTTTCGCTGGACGACGGCATCTGGACCTTGCTGGAGCCGCCGGGCGCCAGCGAGCAGGAACGCCGCTCGGCCGGCTACATCGGCCTGATCCGCAATTTCACGCGCTATTCCTGGCTGTTGATGTACCTGTTCGGCGCCGCGCCGGCCCTGTCCAAGGACTTCCTGCGCGGCCGCGAACACCCCTTGCAATCGCTGGACGCCGATACCCTGTACCTGCCCTACGCCACCAGCCTGCGCATGGGCGACCTGGGCTATCACAATCCGGCGCAGTCCCAGCTCAAGCCCTGCTACAACGATCTGTCGACCTTCCTGCAACGCCTGTACGCGGCGGTGACGATGCCCTGGCCCGCCTACGAGGCCATCGGCACCAAGCGCGACGGCGAGTGGATCCAGCTGAACACCAACGTCCTGCAGATCGAAAACGAGTACTACTCGAGCATCCGGCCCAAGCGCGCCACCGGCCGCTGCGAGCGCCCCATCACCGCGCTGGCCGAGCGTGGCGTCCAGTACGTGGAAGTCCGCTGCCTGGACATCGATCCCTTCGAGCCCGTCGGCATCGCCGCCGACACGGCGCGGTTCGCCGATGCCTTCCTGCTGTTCTGCGCCACCAGCGACAGCCCGTATTTCGACGACGCCGGCTTCTGTAGCACCAGCGCGGGCAACTTCAACCGTGTCGTCAACGAAGGCCGCCGGCCCGGACTGGAACTGGTGCGCGAAGGCGCGTCCGTGTCCCTGCGCATCTGGGGCAAGGAACTGCTCGACCGCATCCTGCCGTATGCCGAATTGCTGGACGCCGCGTATGGCGGGACGGCCTACCGGCAGGCGGTGGCCGCGCAAGCCGGCAAGCTGGACGAACCGCAGTCCACGCCGTCGGCGCGCCTGCTGGATGAGCTCAAGCGCAGCGGCGCCAGCTTCCTGGAATACACCTTGCGGCAGAGCCGCCAGCATGCCGATACCCTGCTGGCCTCGCCGCTGGAATCCGGCAAGGCGGCGCGGTACGCCGAAACGGCGCGCGCCTCGCTGGCCGACCAGGCCGCGATCGAGGCCGGCGACACGATGGATTTCGATACATACGTCGCACGCTACCACCAGGCCCTGAAGCCGCCCAAGTGACCCGCGCGGGCAGCGACATTCCGCGCGTATGATCGGAACCGGCGCCGGACGTTTCGTCCTGGCGCGCCTGCATCCTGGGCAAGTGGTACGAAATCGCCCGACTGCCTACGCCGCAGCTTCCCACGGCGGCGCTGGACAAGGCCAGGTCGATCGCCCGCGCCGAAGGCTATCCGGTTGATGAACTGGTCTACACCACGCAAAGCGACGCCAGGCTGAACGCCCGGTAAGCGGCGCGTCCCCAGCGGCCGCCACGTCGCGGGCGTGGCCGGCCACCATAAAAAGCAGAGGAGTCAGCCCCATGAACCGCTATTCATCCATCGCCACCGGCATCACGGCGC
It encodes the following:
- a CDS encoding muropeptide transporter, producing MSSAARLYTSRRVAPMLALGFSSGLPLALTSGTLQAWATVAGVSLQDIGFLTLVGTAYTLKFLWAPLIDRYAVPILGRRRGWMLATQLALAVGIAAMGMLSPDSALMPLALLAVVVAFLSATQDIAFDAYSTDVLHKDERGGGAAVKVLGYRIAMLVSGGLALILADGWLGWGNTYVLMGGLMAIGVLATLWAPEPERPAPSPPSLLEAVVEPLREFFSRRGAISLLVLIVLYKLGDAFAGALSTTFLLRGGGFTPTEVGTVNKLLGLAATIVGALAGGSIMARMGLYRSLMLFGVLQAVSNLGYWLVALKPGSLPLMAAAVGLENLCGGLGTASFVALVMALCKQEFSATQFALLSAMAAVGRTYLAGPLTPVLVDRMGWAPFFLVTVLIALPGLVLLYLRRREIQALDQA
- the metW gene encoding methionine biosynthesis protein MetW, which encodes MIAGARTELRADLARIASWINPGSRVLDLGCGDGELLAWLRDQRQVRGAGVEIDDHYVIACVRRGVDVIQQNLEDGLALFDAGQFDTVVLSQTLQSMHRSEHILREMARVAKYGVVSFPNFGYWPHGWSILRGRMPVTGQMPYEWYNTPNIHLCTLRDFEDLAAKLGLRILQRATFNDDREVKLLPGWRSTLAVYRFAAG
- the metX gene encoding homoserine O-succinyltransferase MetX, giving the protein MTATIEQSAGAGVSAQPAGQRAAAPVSTSAVAAGVPPAAPPPASHSVGVVAPVFLKFTEPLLLANGQSLPSYELAVETYGTLNAERSNAVLVCHALNASHHVAGISADDPKDIGWWDNMVGPGKPVDTERFFVIGINNLGSCFGSTGPASINPETGKPWGAAFPVLTVEDWVHAQARVADHFGIGRFAAVMGGSLGGMQALSWATACPDRVAHCVVIASTPRLSAQNIGFNEVARRAIITDPDFHGGDYYAHGTVPHRGLAVARMLGHITYLSQDDMAEKFGRTQREPGANGEYRYGYDVEFEVESYLRYQGEKFSRYFDANTYLLITRALDYFDPSRTHGGDLARSLAAASAGFLLVSFSTDWRFPPERSREIVRALLKNNRPVTYAEIDAPHGHDAFLLDDARYHAVVRAYYDRIAHELGLPPRALEPRGAE
- a CDS encoding helix-turn-helix domain-containing protein, which produces MPEKKLSEREAACLQWAAAGKTSRETAMILGVTERTVNFHLQNACRKLCARNRRAAVATALTCGLLAACRVDGGEH
- the gshA gene encoding glutamate--cysteine ligase, which codes for MTDISARRYARLDANRDLLTRTLRGIEKEGLRVDDHGHLARTPHPVALGSALTNEHITTDYSEALLELITGTHRDIGSLLGELADIHRFVNANLGGELIWNQSMPAALPSEADIPIAWYGKSNTGMLKHVYRRGLAHRYGKTMQCIAGVHYNFSLDDGIWTLLEPPGASEQERRSAGYIGLIRNFTRYSWLLMYLFGAAPALSKDFLRGREHPLQSLDADTLYLPYATSLRMGDLGYHNPAQSQLKPCYNDLSTFLQRLYAAVTMPWPAYEAIGTKRDGEWIQLNTNVLQIENEYYSSIRPKRATGRCERPITALAERGVQYVEVRCLDIDPFEPVGIAADTARFADAFLLFCATSDSPYFDDAGFCSTSAGNFNRVVNEGRRPGLELVREGASVSLRIWGKELLDRILPYAELLDAAYGGTAYRQAVAAQAGKLDEPQSTPSARLLDELKRSGASFLEYTLRQSRQHADTLLASPLESGKAARYAETARASLADQAAIEAGDTMDFDTYVARYHQALKPPK